The Acidobacteriota bacterium nucleotide sequence TCTCCTGAGTTACTCCGCGTTCTTTCGTAGAAAGGCCGCGAGGCGTCGCAGGTGGCGGTCGGTGGCTTCGCGGCCCATGGCCTCCACCACGTCGAAGACCGGGGGACCGGCTTTGGAGCCGGTGAGGGCCATGCGGGTGGGGTGGATGAGCACTCCCGCTTTGACTTCCAATTCCTCCGCCAGCGACCGCAGGGCCTGATCCAGGGGGTCGATGCGGAACTCCTCCAGGGCCGCGTAGCGGTTCGCCAGCTGTTCCAGCTGGTCCGGCAGCTCGGGCTGGCGAAGGAATTTGGCGCATAGATCCTTGTCGTACTCCAGGTGCTCTCGGAAATAGGGCACCACGTATTCCGCCAGCTCCATCAGATTGTGAGCCCGGGTGCGGTGCAGATCCACCGCTACCAGCAGGCGCTTGCGCTCATCACCCTGGAGGCCCGAGAGCTCGACCTTGGCGAGGAAGGGCTCCAGATGCGGCATCAGGTCCTCCAGCGGCAGACCGGACATGTACTGGCCGTTGATCCAGGCCAGCTTGTCGCGGTCGAAGACGGCGGCGGCGGCGTTGATGCGGTCGACGGTGAAGCGGCGGATCATCTCGGCGCGATCCATCACCTCCAGGTCCTCTCCCGGCGACCAGCCGAGGAGGGCCAGGGCGTTGTACAGCGCCTGGGGCAGCAGGCCTTGATCCCGGAATTCCTCCACCGAGGTGGCGCCGGTGCGCTTGGAGAGGCGCTTTTTATCCGAGCCCAGGATCAGCGGCAGGTGGCCGAAGGTGGGAACCTCCGCGCCCAGGGCCCGGAACAGCCCCACGTGCTTGGGTGTGTTGGACAGGTGGTCGTCGCCGCGCAGTACGTGAGTCACCTCCGTCTCCACGTCGTCGCACACCACCGACAGGTGGTAGGTGGGAGAGCCGTCGGAGCGCAGGATGATGAAGTCGTCCAGGGACTCGGCGGGGAAGGTTACCTCGCCCTGCACCAGATCGTCGATGCGGATGTCTTCCTGGGGCATGCGGAAGCGCACGGCGCAGGCCTCGCCGGCGGCCCGGCGGCGCTCCGTCTCTTCCGGGGACGGGGGCTCGAAGACCTCCCGGTAGCGGAAGATGCCGCCGTCCTTCTGGGCTTCGTTGCGCGCCGCCTCCAGCTCTTCCGGAGTGCGGAAGCAATAGTAGGCCTGGCCTGCCTCCACCAGCTCCTCGGCGGTCCGGCGGTGGCGTTCGACGCCCTCG carries:
- the gltX gene encoding glutamate--tRNA ligase, giving the protein MSSQSDAAPAPHRSRKPSVEGPVRVRFAPSPTGFLHVGGVRTAIYNDLLRHSVGGAFLLRIEDTDRQRSDQAMIDQICNGLRWIGVHWDEGPFLQSEGVERHRRTAEELVEAGQAYYCFRTPEELEAARNEAQKDGGIFRYREVFEPPSPEETERRRAAGEACAVRFRMPQEDIRIDDLVQGEVTFPAESLDDFIILRSDGSPTYHLSVVCDDVETEVTHVLRGDDHLSNTPKHVGLFRALGAEVPTFGHLPLILGSDKKRLSKRTGATSVEEFRDQGLLPQALYNALALLGWSPGEDLEVMDRAEMIRRFTVDRINAAAAVFDRDKLAWINGQYMSGLPLEDLMPHLEPFLAKVELSGLQGDERKRLLVAVDLHRTRAHNLMELAEYVVPYFREHLEYDKDLCAKFLRQPELPDQLEQLANRYAALEEFRIDPLDQALRSLAEELEVKAGVLIHPTRMALTGSKAGPPVFDVVEAMGREATDRHLRRLAAFLRKNAE